The Betta splendens chromosome 7, fBetSpl5.4, whole genome shotgun sequence genome includes a window with the following:
- the cd63 gene encoding CD63 antigen, whose protein sequence is MGVEGGMKCVKYLLFFFNFIFWICGLALIVVGVVVQVRLNKSLMISDTSSSAVPILLIVVGVVIFFIAFFGCCGAWKENYCMVTMFAILLTLIIIVEIAAVITGYVFRNKISKVVQDSLSDMVTKYNTTSEVRKSLDEIQKSWKCCGVNSSADWIGFRSDQNSVPDSCCVNITTNCGIGHMKDSAIVNQQGCAVALEKILKDNIQWVIVAALIIAFLQIMGIVFACMLMRGIRSGYEVM, encoded by the exons ATGGGTGTAGAAGGGGGAATGAAATGTGTGAAGTacctgctcttcttcttcaacTTCATTTTCTGG ATATGCGGCCTAGCATTGATTGTGGTGGGAGTTGTGGTTCAGGTGAGACTGAACAAATCCTTAATGATTAGTGATACATCATCCTCGGCAGTTCCCATCCTCCTCATTGTCGTTGGAGTGGTGATTTTCTTCATCGCCTTCTTCGGCTGCTGCGGCGCCTGGAAGGAGAACTACTGCATGGTCACCATG TTTGCTATCCTTCTCACACTGATCATCATTGTGGAGATAGCTGCCGTAATCACTGGATATGTCTTCAGGAATAAA ATCTCAAAAGTTGTGCAGGACAGCCTTAGTGACATGGTTACCAAGTACAACACCACGTCAGAAGTCAGGAAAAGCTTGGATGAAATACAGAAGAGC TGGAAGTGCTGTGGTGTGAACAGTTCTGCTGACTGGATTGGCTTCCGCTCCGATCAAAACTCCGTGCCTGACTCATGCTGTGTGAACATCACCACCAACTGTGGAATCGGGCACATGAAAGACTCCGCTATAGTCAACCAGCAG GGTTGTGCTGTTGCTCTGGAGAAAATACTGAAGGACAACATCCAGTGGGTCATAGTTGCTGCTCTTATTATTGCTTTCCTGCAG ATTATGGGCATTGTGTTCGCCTGTATGTTGATGAGAGGCATCCGCAGTGGCTACGAAGTCATGTGA
- the pan2 gene encoding PAN2-PAN3 deadenylation complex catalytic subunit PAN2 isoform X2, translating into MMNFDGLDGGMGEYSPSLHGTLDAGLEPSLDPHLNPSLLQGVELDPEALAVTVPEPVHLMEGMFSELHTVVSEVGVPVTATHFDVQEEMLWMGNHRGHAASFFGPTMGRYSSFQVHATDDIRHIQSLETGVLFLSKSNLKCSTRGGLVMFDYPMEEGADMHSLLMTDNNMLLMGGLQNYVVEVDLNTVQETQKFAVELPGVAIMCQTSRFFFCGHTSGKVTLRDLRTFKMEHEFDAFSGSLSDFDVHGNLLAACGFSSRGLNGLACDRFLMVYDLRMMRAVTPLQVHVDPLFLRFIPTYTSRLAIISQTGQCQFCEPTGLANVADIFHVNTVGQLLMSFDVSSSKQALAFGDSGGCVHLWSDAPEVSFNDYSRETEFALPCIVDTLPQLDWNHDLLPLSLIPMPLTSTEPLLSDWPATLATPSPRRAPPVDPEILRTMKTVGFIGYAANPRARPRNQVPYKIKDVELDYDNYNQVPESPIGRDEEPHLYMVPKKYRKVTIKYSKLGLEDFDFKHYNRTLFAGLEPHIPNAYCNCMIQVLYFLEPIRCLVQNHLCQKEFCLACELGFLFHMLDLSRGDPCQASNFLRAFRTIPEASALGLILADSDEQTGKARLGRLIQSWNRFILTQLHQETQEQEGPQAYRGASSSSLGSSSESVIGKLFGCEVENSSLCRCGKETVRSTLTLLFTMHYPDQNSQEKNIKEYDFAEILKKSICLEQSTQAWCENCEKYQPTVQTRNIRCLPDVLVINCEVNSAKEAEFWKVQAEYAFNKAMQKEAMEPAKPKEPPPMPTEWCLDGEELCSMEGFTFDTRAEDLRHVWIPLTLKMSISKSQGLEISSWPEGEEISAAEEADGASLYDLVVTVPHVLDARTGGNLIAHIKVGETYHQRKEGVTHQQWYLFNDFLIEPIDKTEAAQFDLSWKVPAILYYAKRNYHTKYDLRIKNPIDASVLLTEASLARKQRKSHATFIPLMVSEMPQAGDLVGLDAEFVTLNQEEAELRSDGTKSTIKPSQMSVARITCVRGQGPNEGVPFIDDYISTQEQVVDYLTQYSGIKPGDLDAKISSKHLTTLKSTYLKLRFLIDTGVRFVGHGLQKDFRVINLVVLKDQVVDTVYLFHLPRKRMISLRFLAWYFLDLNIQGETHDSIEDARTALQLYRKYLELSRGGGSDEVRKVLKGLYEKGRQLDWKVPDADTGDGQGAAVFPSVMGL; encoded by the exons ATGATGAACTTTGACGGCCTCGACGGTGGGATGGGGGAATACTCGCCCAGTCTCCACGGGACCCTGGACGCGGGTTTGGAGCCCTCTCTGGACCCGCACCTTAACCCAAGTTTACTGCAGGGTGTGGAGCTCGATCCGGAGGCGCTGGCCGTCACAGTCCCCGAACCAGTGCACCTCATGGAGGGGATGTTCTCCGAGCTGCACACTGTGGTTTCGGAAGTTGGCGTTCCAGTTACTGCGACGCATTTTGACGTGCAAGAAGAAATGCTTTGGATGGGAAACCACAGA GGTCACGCAGCCTCTTTTTTTGGACCTACAATGGGCCGCTATTCTTCTTTTCAAGTGCATGCAACAGATGACATCCGACACATTCAGAGTCTGGAAACAGGCGTGCTGTTTCTTTCTAAGAGCAACCTCAAATGCTCCACTCGTGGTGGCCTTGTCATGTTTGATTATCC gatggaggaaggagcagataTGCATAGTCTTCTTATGACTGACAACAATATGTTGTTAATGGGTGGACTCCAAAACTATGTAGTGGAAGTGGACTTGAATACTGTTCAAGAAACCCAAAAG TTTGCTGTTGAGCTACCTGGAGTGGCAATCATGTGTCAGACCAGTCGTTTCTTTTTCTGCGGTCACACATCCGGCAAG GTAACCCTTCGAGATCTGCGTACCTTCAAGATGGAGCACGAGTTTGATGCGTTTTCCGGCAGCCTCTCGGACTTTGATGTCCACGGGAACCTCCTGGCTGCGTGTGGGTTCTCCAGCCGTGGACTGAATGGGCTAGCATGTGATCGTTTTCTCATGGTGTATGACCTTCGCATGATGCGAGCAGTAACACCTCTTCAGGTGCACGTGGATCCTCTTTTCTTGCGATTCATTCCTACCTATACATCACGGCTGGCGATCATCTCACAGACCG GTCAGTGCCAGTTCTGTGAACCTACTGGTCTTGCTAATGTAGCAGACATTTTTCACGTCAACACCGTGGGCCAGTTGCTCATGAGCTTTGACGTGTCGTCCAGCAAACAAGCCTTGGCCTTTGGAGATTCTGGGGGTTGCGTGCACCTGTGGTCTGATGCTCCAGAGGTTTCGTTCAATGACTACTCCAGAGAGACAGAGTTCGCCCTGCCTTGCATCGTGGACACGCTGCCTCAGCTGGACTGGAACCATGACctgctgcctctctccctcATTCCAATGCCGTTGACCAGCACTGAGCCGCTGCTGTCAGACTGGCCTGCTACCCTGGCTACGCCCAGCCCCAG ACGAGCTCCACCTGTGGACCCTGAAATCCTGCGTACAATGAAGACTGTAGGTTTTATTGGTTATGCTGCGAATCCTCGCGCTCGTCCTCGTAACCAG GTTCCCTATAAAATTAAAGATGTGGAGCTTGATTACGATAATTACAACCAGGTTCCTGAATCACCTATTGGACGGGATGAGGAACCACACTTATATATGGTGCCAAAGAAGTACAGAAAG GTCACGATTAAATACTCTAAACTTGGATTAGAAGACTTTGACTTCAAACATTACAACAGAACCTTGTTTGCTGGCCTGGAGCCACACATCCCCAACGCCTATTGCAACTGTATGATTCAG GTCTTATACTTCCTCGAGCCGATTCGGTGTCTAGTGCAGAATCATTTGTGCCAGAAGGAGTTTTGTCTGGCCTGTGAGCTTGGCTTTCTCTTCCACATGCTGGATTTGTCACGGGGAGATCCATGTCAG GCCAGTAACTTCCTTCGAGCATTTCGTACAATACCTGAAGCATCGGCGCTGGGCCTGATTCTTGCAGATTCCGATGAGCAAACGGGAAAAGCCAGACTCGGACGCCTGATCCAAAGCTGGAACCGGTTCATCCTCACTCAGCTTCACCAGGAGACACAGGAGCAGGAGGGTCCACAGGCCTACAGgggagccagcagcag TTCACTGGGTTCCTCCAGTGAGTCTGTCATCGGAAAACTGTTTGGATGTGAAGTTGAGAACAGCAGCCTGTGTCGCTGTGGCAAAGAGACGGTCCGTTCCACACTCACGCTGCTCTTCACAATGCATTACCCCGATCAGAATTCTCAAG aaaaaaatataaaggaGTATGACTTTGCTGAGATTCTGAAGAAAAGTATCTGTCTGGAGCAAAGCACTCAGGCATGGTGTGAAAACTGTGAGAAGTACCAACCCACG GTACAAACACGCAACATTCGATGTCTGCCAGATGTTCTGGTTATAAACTGTGAAGTGAACAGTGCCAAAGAGGCCGAGTTCTGGAAGGTCCAGGCAGAG TATGCTTTTAACAAGGCCATGCAAAAAGAAGCAATGGAACCTGCAAAGCCCAAAGAACCTCCACCAATGCCCACTGAGTGGTGCTTGGA TGGGGAGGAGTTGTGCAGCATGGAAGGCTTCACCTTTGATACTCGGGCCGAGGATCTGCGGCACGTCTGGATCCCTCTCACGCTCAAAATGTCCATAAGTAAAAGTCAGGGTCTGGAGATCAGCAGTTGGCctgaaggagaggag ATAAGTGCGGCTGAAGAGGCGGACGGCGCTTCTCTGTATGACTTGGTGGTGACGGTGCCTCACGTCCTGGATGCTCGCACTGGTGGCAACTTGATAGCACACATCAAAGTGGGAGAAACCTACCATCAAAGAAAAGAG GGGGTCACACATCAACAGTGGTATCTCTTTAATGACTTCTTAATTGAGCCAATTGACAAG ACTGAAGCTGCACAGTTTGACCTGAGCTGGAAGGTTCCAGCCATTCTGTATTACGCCAAGAGGAACTACCACACCAAATACGACCTCCGCA TTAAGAACCCCATCGATGCCAGCGTGCTGCTGACAGAGGCCTCGTTGGCtcggaagcagaggaagagtcACGCCACATTCATCCCGCTCATGGTCAGCGAGATGCCGCAGGCTGGTGACCTGGTGGGGCTGGATGCAGAGTTTGTCACCCTCAATCAG GAAGAGGCAGAACTGCGCAGTGACGGAACCAAGTCGACCATTAAGCCCAGTCAGATGTCTGTAGCCAGGATCACCTGTGTTAGGGGTCAGGGGCCCAACGAGGGCGTGCCGTTCATTGATGACTacatctccactcaggagcag GTGGTCGACTATTTGACGCAATACTCTGGCATCAAACCAGGAGATTTGGATGCAAAGATTTCTTCCAAGCATTTGACCACTCTGAAGTCGACCTACCTGAAGCTGCGCTTCCTTATCGACACCGGCGTTCGCTTTGTCGGTCACGGCCTACAGAAGGACTTCAGGGTTATTAATTTAGTG gTTCTCAAAGACCAAGTGGTCGACACCGTCTACCTTTTCCATTTGCCACGCAAGAGGATGATTTCTCTGAGATTTCTTGCCTGGTACTTTCTAG ACCTAAACATCCAGGGGGAAA
- the nemp1 gene encoding nuclear envelope integral membrane protein 1 isoform X2 yields MAGGMKITSVLFDTSAKLMLFMALLSCLPQPSHQGTGNKHLITDLQDGEMYVMTGSNRFCYKNPMMPTWRQTWTRIQVKVWSSNVFKVEIAEGEEELQELEGFSFWGWFQSLLREQHNETTINVSLFSKRTCFKINPADQTRYTVKLVRKFDIYLFLVFLAGALLFIFADSLSRSQVFFYSAGMSTGMIASLIILFFILARFLPKKSPFYVLIVGGWSLSVYAIQLVCRNLSIILQEHWHVALGYVVVVGFVSFAVCYRYGPLVDEKNINILSWTLQLFGLLFIYLGIQIQQVAFAIIVAALFSKNLEYPVYMAVTAWRKARQYIYWKPKPYRLLTEEEYQKQGEEETRHALEELRKFCNSPEFSPWKAVSRLQSPKRVPSLDAK; encoded by the exons ATGGCGGGAGGCATGAAAATCACAAGTGTTTTATTCGATACAAGTGCCAAGTTAATGCTTTTCATGGCGCTGCTCAGCTGTTTACCTCAACCCTCGCACCAGGGCACGG GCAATAAGCATCTAATAACTGACCTGCAGGATGGAGAAATGTATGTTATGACGGGGTCAAACAGGTTCTGTTACAAAAACCCCATGATGCCAACCTGGAGGCAAACATGGACAAGAATTCAA GTTAAAGTGTGGAGTTCAAATGTGTTCAAAGTGGAGATTGCGGAAGGTGAGGAGGAACTCCAGGAGTTGGAGGGCTTTAGTTTTTGGGGTTGGTTTCAGAGCTTGTTACGCGAGCAGCACAATGAAACCACCATTAACGTCAGTCTGTTTAGCAAGAGGACCTGCTTCAAGATCAATCCTGCTGACCAAACGCGATACACTGTCAAGCTCGTTCGCA AGTTTGATATTTACCTCTTCTTGGTATTCCTTGCTGGAGCGTTATTGTTTATCTTTGCAGATTCACTCAGCAG GAGTCAAGTTTTTTTCTACTCTGCTGGGATGAGCACTGGCATGATTGCATCTCTCATCATCCTCTTTTTCATTTTGGCACGCTTTCTGCCAAAG AAAAGCCCTTTCTACGTGCTGATTGTTGGCGGCTGGTCATTATCTGTGTATGCCATTCAACTGGTCTGCAGGAACCTCAGCATAATTTTGCAAGAACACTGGCATGTGGCATTAG GTTATGTAGTAGTTGTGGGATTCGTCAGCTTCGCTGTATGTTATCGTTATGGCCCTCTAGTGGATGAGAAGAACATTAACATTTTGTCATGGACCCTGCAGCTGTTTGGACTGCTCTTCATTTATTTAGGGATTCAAATTCAGCAAGTTGCATTTGCCATTATTGTGGCAGCTTTGTTCTCGAAGAATCTGGAGTACCCTGTCTACATGGCAGTCACTGCATGGAG GAAAGCTAGACAGTACATTTACTGGAAGCCAAAGCCATATCGCCTGTTGACTGAAGAGGAGTATCAGAAGCAGGGGGAAGAAGAGACTCGACATGCACTTGAAGAGCTGAGGAAGTTCTGCAACAGCCCGGAGTTCAGTCCGTGGAAGGCCGTGTCCAGGCTTCAGTCCCCAAAAAG GGTCCCCTCACTTGATGCCAAATGA
- the ormdl2 gene encoding ORM1-like protein 2 has protein sequence MNVGVAHSEVNPNTRVMNSRGIWLTYLLLTIVLHIILLSIPFFTVPLVWTLTNVIHNLVMYLFLHTVKGTPFETPDQGKARLLTHWEQMDYGVQFTSSRKFLTISPIVLYILASFYTKYDPTHFLINTCSLLSVLLPKLPQFHGVRIFGINKY, from the exons ATGAATGTGGGCGTAGCTCACAGTGAGGTGAACCCCAACACACGGGTGATGAACAGCAGGGGGATCTGGCTCACCTATCTGCTCCTGACCATTGTGTTGCACATCATCCTCCTCAGCATTCCCTTCTTCACTGTGCCGCTCGTCTGGACCCTCACCAATGTCATCCACAATCTG GTGATGTACCTGTTTCTACACACAGTGAAGGGTACTCCCTTTGAGACACCAGACCAAGGCAAAGCGCGCCTGCTTacacactgggagcagatgGACTACGGCGTCCAATTCACATCTTCACGCAAATTCCTCACCATCTCACCAATTGTCCT GTATATTCTGGCCAGTTTCTACACAAAATATGATCCAACACATTTCCTAATTAACACGtgctccctcctcagtgttctCCTCCCAAAGTTGCCTCAGTTTCATGGTGTACGAATATTTGGGATCAATAAGTACTGA
- the nemp1 gene encoding nuclear envelope integral membrane protein 1 isoform X1, with the protein MAGGMKITSVLFDTSAKLMLFMALLSCLPQPSHQGTGNKHLITDLQDGEMYVMTGSNRFCYKNPMMPTWRQTWTRIQVKVWSSNVFKVEIAEGEEELQELEGFSFWGWFQSLLREQHNETTINVSLFSKRTCFKINPADQTRYTVKLVRKFDIYLFLVFLAGALLFIFADSLSRSQVFFYSAGMSTGMIASLIILFFILARFLPKKSPFYVLIVGGWSLSVYAIQLVCRNLSIILQEHWHVALGYVVVVGFVSFAVCYRYGPLVDEKNINILSWTLQLFGLLFIYLGIQIQQVAFAIIVAALFSKNLEYPVYMAVTAWRKARQYIYWKPKPYRLLTEEEYQKQGEEETRHALEELRKFCNSPEFSPWKAVSRLQSPKRFADFIEGSPHLMPNEVSVHAQEYGFGGAFFEDEFFDTDDEEEDLKPMMKPE; encoded by the exons ATGGCGGGAGGCATGAAAATCACAAGTGTTTTATTCGATACAAGTGCCAAGTTAATGCTTTTCATGGCGCTGCTCAGCTGTTTACCTCAACCCTCGCACCAGGGCACGG GCAATAAGCATCTAATAACTGACCTGCAGGATGGAGAAATGTATGTTATGACGGGGTCAAACAGGTTCTGTTACAAAAACCCCATGATGCCAACCTGGAGGCAAACATGGACAAGAATTCAA GTTAAAGTGTGGAGTTCAAATGTGTTCAAAGTGGAGATTGCGGAAGGTGAGGAGGAACTCCAGGAGTTGGAGGGCTTTAGTTTTTGGGGTTGGTTTCAGAGCTTGTTACGCGAGCAGCACAATGAAACCACCATTAACGTCAGTCTGTTTAGCAAGAGGACCTGCTTCAAGATCAATCCTGCTGACCAAACGCGATACACTGTCAAGCTCGTTCGCA AGTTTGATATTTACCTCTTCTTGGTATTCCTTGCTGGAGCGTTATTGTTTATCTTTGCAGATTCACTCAGCAG GAGTCAAGTTTTTTTCTACTCTGCTGGGATGAGCACTGGCATGATTGCATCTCTCATCATCCTCTTTTTCATTTTGGCACGCTTTCTGCCAAAG AAAAGCCCTTTCTACGTGCTGATTGTTGGCGGCTGGTCATTATCTGTGTATGCCATTCAACTGGTCTGCAGGAACCTCAGCATAATTTTGCAAGAACACTGGCATGTGGCATTAG GTTATGTAGTAGTTGTGGGATTCGTCAGCTTCGCTGTATGTTATCGTTATGGCCCTCTAGTGGATGAGAAGAACATTAACATTTTGTCATGGACCCTGCAGCTGTTTGGACTGCTCTTCATTTATTTAGGGATTCAAATTCAGCAAGTTGCATTTGCCATTATTGTGGCAGCTTTGTTCTCGAAGAATCTGGAGTACCCTGTCTACATGGCAGTCACTGCATGGAG GAAAGCTAGACAGTACATTTACTGGAAGCCAAAGCCATATCGCCTGTTGACTGAAGAGGAGTATCAGAAGCAGGGGGAAGAAGAGACTCGACATGCACTTGAAGAGCTGAGGAAGTTCTGCAACAGCCCGGAGTTCAGTCCGTGGAAGGCCGTGTCCAGGCTTCAGTCCCCAAAAAG GTTTGCTGATTTTATTGAAGGGTCCCCTCACTTGATGCCAAATGAGGTGTCTGTCCATGCGCAGGAATATGGCTTTGGAGGAGCTTTTTTTGAGGATGAATTTTTTGACACAgacgatgaggaagaggatCTGAAACCTATGATGAAACCGGAGTGA
- the pan2 gene encoding PAN2-PAN3 deadenylation complex catalytic subunit PAN2 isoform X1: MMNFDGLDGGMGEYSPSLHGTLDAGLEPSLDPHLNPSLLQGVELDPEALAVTVPEPVHLMEGMFSELHTVVSEVGVPVTATHFDVQEEMLWMGNHRGHAASFFGPTMGRYSSFQVHATDDIRHIQSLETGVLFLSKSNLKCSTRGGLVMFDYPMEEGADMHSLLMTDNNMLLMGGLQNYVVEVDLNTVQETQKFAVELPGVAIMCQTSRFFFCGHTSGKVTLRDLRTFKMEHEFDAFSGSLSDFDVHGNLLAACGFSSRGLNGLACDRFLMVYDLRMMRAVTPLQVHVDPLFLRFIPTYTSRLAIISQTGQCQFCEPTGLANVADIFHVNTVGQLLMSFDVSSSKQALAFGDSGGCVHLWSDAPEVSFNDYSRETEFALPCIVDTLPQLDWNHDLLPLSLIPMPLTSTEPLLSDWPATLATPSPRRAPPVDPEILRTMKTVGFIGYAANPRARPRNQVPYKIKDVELDYDNYNQVPESPIGRDEEPHLYMVPKKYRKVTIKYSKLGLEDFDFKHYNRTLFAGLEPHIPNAYCNCMIQVLYFLEPIRCLVQNHLCQKEFCLACELGFLFHMLDLSRGDPCQASNFLRAFRTIPEASALGLILADSDEQTGKARLGRLIQSWNRFILTQLHQETQEQEGPQAYRGASSSSLGSSSESVIGKLFGCEVENSSLCRCGKETVRSTLTLLFTMHYPDQNSQEKNIKEYDFAEILKKSICLEQSTQAWCENCEKYQPTVQTRNIRCLPDVLVINCEVNSAKEAEFWKVQAEYAFNKAMQKEAMEPAKPKEPPPMPTEWCLDGEELCSMEGFTFDTRAEDLRHVWIPLTLKMSISKSQGLEISSWPEGEEISAAEEADGASLYDLVVTVPHVLDARTGGNLIAHIKVGETYHQRKEGVTHQQWYLFNDFLIEPIDKTEAAQFDLSWKVPAILYYAKRNYHTKYDLRIKNPIDASVLLTEASLARKQRKSHATFIPLMVSEMPQAGDLVGLDAEFVTLNQEEAELRSDGTKSTIKPSQMSVARITCVRGQGPNEGVPFIDDYISTQEQVVDYLTQYSGIKPGDLDAKISSKHLTTLKSTYLKLRFLIDTGVRFVGHGLQKDFRVINLVVLKDQVVDTVYLFHLPRKRMISLRFLAWYFLDLNIQGETHDSIEDARTALQLYRKYLELSRGGGSDEVRKVLKGLYEKGRQLDWKVPDADTGDGQGSPKSAAVFPSVMGL; encoded by the exons ATGATGAACTTTGACGGCCTCGACGGTGGGATGGGGGAATACTCGCCCAGTCTCCACGGGACCCTGGACGCGGGTTTGGAGCCCTCTCTGGACCCGCACCTTAACCCAAGTTTACTGCAGGGTGTGGAGCTCGATCCGGAGGCGCTGGCCGTCACAGTCCCCGAACCAGTGCACCTCATGGAGGGGATGTTCTCCGAGCTGCACACTGTGGTTTCGGAAGTTGGCGTTCCAGTTACTGCGACGCATTTTGACGTGCAAGAAGAAATGCTTTGGATGGGAAACCACAGA GGTCACGCAGCCTCTTTTTTTGGACCTACAATGGGCCGCTATTCTTCTTTTCAAGTGCATGCAACAGATGACATCCGACACATTCAGAGTCTGGAAACAGGCGTGCTGTTTCTTTCTAAGAGCAACCTCAAATGCTCCACTCGTGGTGGCCTTGTCATGTTTGATTATCC gatggaggaaggagcagataTGCATAGTCTTCTTATGACTGACAACAATATGTTGTTAATGGGTGGACTCCAAAACTATGTAGTGGAAGTGGACTTGAATACTGTTCAAGAAACCCAAAAG TTTGCTGTTGAGCTACCTGGAGTGGCAATCATGTGTCAGACCAGTCGTTTCTTTTTCTGCGGTCACACATCCGGCAAG GTAACCCTTCGAGATCTGCGTACCTTCAAGATGGAGCACGAGTTTGATGCGTTTTCCGGCAGCCTCTCGGACTTTGATGTCCACGGGAACCTCCTGGCTGCGTGTGGGTTCTCCAGCCGTGGACTGAATGGGCTAGCATGTGATCGTTTTCTCATGGTGTATGACCTTCGCATGATGCGAGCAGTAACACCTCTTCAGGTGCACGTGGATCCTCTTTTCTTGCGATTCATTCCTACCTATACATCACGGCTGGCGATCATCTCACAGACCG GTCAGTGCCAGTTCTGTGAACCTACTGGTCTTGCTAATGTAGCAGACATTTTTCACGTCAACACCGTGGGCCAGTTGCTCATGAGCTTTGACGTGTCGTCCAGCAAACAAGCCTTGGCCTTTGGAGATTCTGGGGGTTGCGTGCACCTGTGGTCTGATGCTCCAGAGGTTTCGTTCAATGACTACTCCAGAGAGACAGAGTTCGCCCTGCCTTGCATCGTGGACACGCTGCCTCAGCTGGACTGGAACCATGACctgctgcctctctccctcATTCCAATGCCGTTGACCAGCACTGAGCCGCTGCTGTCAGACTGGCCTGCTACCCTGGCTACGCCCAGCCCCAG ACGAGCTCCACCTGTGGACCCTGAAATCCTGCGTACAATGAAGACTGTAGGTTTTATTGGTTATGCTGCGAATCCTCGCGCTCGTCCTCGTAACCAG GTTCCCTATAAAATTAAAGATGTGGAGCTTGATTACGATAATTACAACCAGGTTCCTGAATCACCTATTGGACGGGATGAGGAACCACACTTATATATGGTGCCAAAGAAGTACAGAAAG GTCACGATTAAATACTCTAAACTTGGATTAGAAGACTTTGACTTCAAACATTACAACAGAACCTTGTTTGCTGGCCTGGAGCCACACATCCCCAACGCCTATTGCAACTGTATGATTCAG GTCTTATACTTCCTCGAGCCGATTCGGTGTCTAGTGCAGAATCATTTGTGCCAGAAGGAGTTTTGTCTGGCCTGTGAGCTTGGCTTTCTCTTCCACATGCTGGATTTGTCACGGGGAGATCCATGTCAG GCCAGTAACTTCCTTCGAGCATTTCGTACAATACCTGAAGCATCGGCGCTGGGCCTGATTCTTGCAGATTCCGATGAGCAAACGGGAAAAGCCAGACTCGGACGCCTGATCCAAAGCTGGAACCGGTTCATCCTCACTCAGCTTCACCAGGAGACACAGGAGCAGGAGGGTCCACAGGCCTACAGgggagccagcagcag TTCACTGGGTTCCTCCAGTGAGTCTGTCATCGGAAAACTGTTTGGATGTGAAGTTGAGAACAGCAGCCTGTGTCGCTGTGGCAAAGAGACGGTCCGTTCCACACTCACGCTGCTCTTCACAATGCATTACCCCGATCAGAATTCTCAAG aaaaaaatataaaggaGTATGACTTTGCTGAGATTCTGAAGAAAAGTATCTGTCTGGAGCAAAGCACTCAGGCATGGTGTGAAAACTGTGAGAAGTACCAACCCACG GTACAAACACGCAACATTCGATGTCTGCCAGATGTTCTGGTTATAAACTGTGAAGTGAACAGTGCCAAAGAGGCCGAGTTCTGGAAGGTCCAGGCAGAG TATGCTTTTAACAAGGCCATGCAAAAAGAAGCAATGGAACCTGCAAAGCCCAAAGAACCTCCACCAATGCCCACTGAGTGGTGCTTGGA TGGGGAGGAGTTGTGCAGCATGGAAGGCTTCACCTTTGATACTCGGGCCGAGGATCTGCGGCACGTCTGGATCCCTCTCACGCTCAAAATGTCCATAAGTAAAAGTCAGGGTCTGGAGATCAGCAGTTGGCctgaaggagaggag ATAAGTGCGGCTGAAGAGGCGGACGGCGCTTCTCTGTATGACTTGGTGGTGACGGTGCCTCACGTCCTGGATGCTCGCACTGGTGGCAACTTGATAGCACACATCAAAGTGGGAGAAACCTACCATCAAAGAAAAGAG GGGGTCACACATCAACAGTGGTATCTCTTTAATGACTTCTTAATTGAGCCAATTGACAAG ACTGAAGCTGCACAGTTTGACCTGAGCTGGAAGGTTCCAGCCATTCTGTATTACGCCAAGAGGAACTACCACACCAAATACGACCTCCGCA TTAAGAACCCCATCGATGCCAGCGTGCTGCTGACAGAGGCCTCGTTGGCtcggaagcagaggaagagtcACGCCACATTCATCCCGCTCATGGTCAGCGAGATGCCGCAGGCTGGTGACCTGGTGGGGCTGGATGCAGAGTTTGTCACCCTCAATCAG GAAGAGGCAGAACTGCGCAGTGACGGAACCAAGTCGACCATTAAGCCCAGTCAGATGTCTGTAGCCAGGATCACCTGTGTTAGGGGTCAGGGGCCCAACGAGGGCGTGCCGTTCATTGATGACTacatctccactcaggagcag GTGGTCGACTATTTGACGCAATACTCTGGCATCAAACCAGGAGATTTGGATGCAAAGATTTCTTCCAAGCATTTGACCACTCTGAAGTCGACCTACCTGAAGCTGCGCTTCCTTATCGACACCGGCGTTCGCTTTGTCGGTCACGGCCTACAGAAGGACTTCAGGGTTATTAATTTAGTG gTTCTCAAAGACCAAGTGGTCGACACCGTCTACCTTTTCCATTTGCCACGCAAGAGGATGATTTCTCTGAGATTTCTTGCCTGGTACTTTCTAG ACCTAAACATCCAGGGGGAAA